One Helianthus annuus cultivar XRQ/B chromosome 12, HanXRQr2.0-SUNRISE, whole genome shotgun sequence genomic region harbors:
- the LOC110894356 gene encoding protoporphyrinogen oxidase 2-like isoform X1, whose product MRVSVIGGGISGLVSAYALAKEGVEVVLYEKEDYLGGHAKAVVVDGIDLDLEFMAFNPVTSPNMMELFETLGVDMKVSDMSFSVSLDDVHGGEWGSRNGFSSLFSQKKNLLNPRFWHMLWEVTKFKDDVLRYRSCNWGRHLFTAK is encoded by the exons ATGAGGGTTTCGGTCATAGGTGGAGGCATAAGCGGGTTGGTATCCGCATACGCCTTAGCGAAAGAAGGGGTAGAAGTGGTGTTATACGAGAAGGAGGACTACCTTGGTGGTCATGCTAAGGCGGTGGTCGTGGATGGCATCGATTTGGACCTGGAATTCATGGCCTTCAATCCT GTGACATCTCCCAACATGATGGAGCTGTTTGAGACACTTGGAGTTGATATGAAGGTTTCTGATATGTCTTTCTCGGTGAGCTTAGACGATGTTCATGGCGGCGAATGGGGCAGTAGAAATGGTTTCTCAAGTTTGTTTTCGCAAAAGAAGAATCTGTTGAATCCTCGCTTTTGGCACATGCTCTGGGAAGTAACCAAGTTTAAAGATGATGTTTTGAGGTACAGAAGTTGCAATTGGGGGCGGCACTTATTTACAGCAAAATAA
- the LOC110894356 gene encoding protoporphyrinogen oxidase 2-like isoform X2, which produces MRVSVIGGGISGLVSAYALAKEGVEVVLYEKEDYLGGHAKAVVVDGIDLDLEFMAFNPVTSPNMMELFETLGVDMKVSDMSFSVSLDDVHGGEWGSRNGFSSLFSQKKNLLNPRFWHMLWEVTKFKDDVLR; this is translated from the exons ATGAGGGTTTCGGTCATAGGTGGAGGCATAAGCGGGTTGGTATCCGCATACGCCTTAGCGAAAGAAGGGGTAGAAGTGGTGTTATACGAGAAGGAGGACTACCTTGGTGGTCATGCTAAGGCGGTGGTCGTGGATGGCATCGATTTGGACCTGGAATTCATGGCCTTCAATCCT GTGACATCTCCCAACATGATGGAGCTGTTTGAGACACTTGGAGTTGATATGAAGGTTTCTGATATGTCTTTCTCGGTGAGCTTAGACGATGTTCATGGCGGCGAATGGGGCAGTAGAAATGGTTTCTCAAGTTTGTTTTCGCAAAAGAAGAATCTGTTGAATCCTCGCTTTTGGCACATGCTCTGGGAAGTAACCAAGTTTAAAGATGATGTTTTGAG GTAA